The genomic stretch agaaagacatcaacattttagaaGACATGggtgtgagtaaattattgggatttttttttataaagtgtagTAATCCTTTAATTTATGTATTACAACAACTCACAATGTAGCTTAGCCCTGCTGTCTATTCTGACCAAACCTCTAACAAGATCCAAGATTTATACCCACATAAACCAGTATGCAAGCATACTGTATGAGTTCCCTTTTCTAACTAAATAAGATTTCCTCAATCCTTTTCTTAGAAttgaaagacatttttttcacTTTCACTTACAAGCAAGTGGGAATTTCAAGCCGTTCTATCTACCTCTATATTTTAAAAGCCCATTACAACAGTTATGTTTCAGACCAAACAATTATAGGATCAGGATATAGtgacacaaaaataaaatatctccAGTCAATAAGCGAAAGGATAACAGAAAGCAAATGAAGTATCAGATGTGTCACCTCTTTGGTCCAGAAGTAATCCGGTTTCTCAGAAGCAGAAGTAGAACATTCCAGTTCCACGTCATCCCCCAATCGAACTTTCAGCTCCTGCACGGCACTGTAATAGCGGGTAAGGTAGCCTAAACCAGTCCGGTGAACTGCTACCTCTCGCATATCTAAACAAAGATAGAGGGTGAATAATTACATAGGATTAGTCAAAACAGTTCTGTTCTTGGAAATGTTCACATGAAAAGGACAAAGGTGCAATAAGCATTCACATAAtcaaatattacttttttgcaCATGGCTTATATATGTTGTTGGAGACAGTAATGGAtcattattaaagggacactccacttttttttgaaaatatactcattttcggCCTCTCCTAGAGTaacttttgatttttaccgttttggaatctattcagctgatctccaggtctggcgctaccccttttagcatagcttagcataattcattgaatccgattagaccattagcatcgccctaaaaataaccaaagagtttcgatatgaaaatagtcccctgctattgaaagtaaccaaaggactattttcgggaagtgcgtaatatcactacgcctcctgaagccatgttacggcagcaaagtccttgattattacttcagaatgagagtatagttcctagccatatctgcctagaaaatcccaacttttaattttacatcagtcttagtacacgatgtaactacagaatagtcaagttttaaataggaaaaatcgTATcaaactctggttattttttagcgcgatgctaatggtctaatcagattcaatggattatgctaagctatgttaaccccctggggtccaaaaacgcgggcccgcgttttgacgtgttttttccttatcatggcagaatcaatttaaaatactacatcattaataatcatacacttacgtgtttgacatcatttgaaacggtaaagggtcttctttaatatgtgttcattcacaataacaacagatctttgtgtttttgtcaaataaagaaaataaacagggtgtgcatccagacatttctgtctccgccagctgtctttcaaaacacgttacaaaaatcaattgaaactcagcgaatactcgtcacacaagcatgatacacatatccaaagaaagcctaaaatgtctacttttaaacaagctaaatataatcgaatCGAAGTGGTCCCGCCAGAACCAGAGATCAGCATTTTGGATTCCAAAACGggaaaaatcaaatgtttaactcttgaAGAGATTGaaaatttgtatattattttttaaaaagtgcattGTCCCTTTAAGGATATTGTGTATAAGGTCTAATAAACAATCCGAGGATCATCTTGTTTCAATCTGTTGTGTGTATTAAACCTCTCTAAAAGCCCATCTGTTTTTCCAGCAAGTAACCATTGTCAACCCATCTCTGGGCAAAGCCAACAGTCAATATCAATACTGATGTAgttatcttaaaaataaagagtttattTCCCTTCTAATCTTTAGGttcaaaacagaaaacatgCTTTGTGACAAAATGTCATTGCCAACTTGACTCACACGAAACGATTTGTAAATTGAGGCATTAAGCGTCTAGACCATCTAGACATACACAAATCGATTGGTGTTCGTAACAGTCAATGGGGATTTGCATCACTGCCCAATTACATAAAGAGTCTTGAACAGTTTCCTAATGATTCAAACAGCTCATGATGTGAGCTCTTGGCAGAGGTCTGACTCTCACTCACAGTGGACGGGGATAGTGAAGGATTCGGAGGAATTATCTGGTGCAGAAGAGTTCTCAACCACGCAGCGGTATGGACCATCAGACCAGGACTGGATGTTGGGAATTTGGACAAATAGCTTGCCCTCCTCTCTTTTCACGCTCACATCATACAGAAAACACCTGCGATATAAGTACACGTCTTCTGATTCGAGACGAAACCACGTCCTCATGTACTGTTGTGAAGAGAACAAGACAAAATTTCACTATAACATACTAATATTCACAGGAAATCTTGCTATGTAGCTTTTAAATTAAGTATAGGTAAGCAACACTAACATCATGAGACAAGTTGGTGTAACAAAACATGACATTTGACTTTTCAATCAATGTGTCATTTTGGGGCATTTTTTTGGCCCATAGAAATAAAGAAGAGGTAGAAAATGGCATGAGGTTAAATAAATAAGAACAGGTGAACTCTTCGTTTAAGTCTAAGAAAGACTGCATGAAATATTATGCGATATAGGCATTGATTGCTGAATTTGATTAAATATGTTATACTTGTAGGAACTAGGCATTGGCACTGGGGTACTTCTGTTCTGACAGCAGGTAATGAAAGTTTACAAAGCATCTGTCTATGCGATTGGTTCTATAGAAATCTTTTTAGTCTTGGCACAAATGCATAAATCCCTGGAAAAGGTGACAAACAGACAACGTGTCGACAGAAGCAGCAGATGCTGTGAATCCTCGAAAGGCTCCTCGGTGCCAGATACTAATTAAACTCAGAATAACGGCTCTCAGATGCCTGAAAAAACACATACTGCACTCTGCTTTGTAAACACAAGTTTCAGCCCTGATCTCCAGACAAATACATTCAAATCATAATTATCTTTCTTTGTTATTGTTCTTGTCTTGACTAAATAAGTTTGGCTATAAAATTGTGAGGGAAGAAAGTGATTCTCTATCAAATATGTAGGATTAAAGATACCTCTGTTTTGGGTAATTTAAGATCTCTGTTTATAGTAATCAGATATGGAGCGTAACAGACAGCGGAAACAGACAACACAACTAACCTGAATTTCTCAAAAAGATTTGAAATGAACAGACAAGCGCATTGTACAACAAGCACATTTTGTTGTCTTTTTTAAATGATCTTACCTTAGAGAGCCGCTCAAAGTGCACCGAGCTTATATTCAGCTTAGATTCTGTGTCCACACACTCCAGCGTCACATCCTCTCCTTCCAAAACCGGCTCTGTTGGGCCTTTAACCACCAGAGAGCCTGAGGaacatatataaacaaaatagtattgaataTGAATTTGCATAATGCTGTTTTATGTTCCTTGTGTACTGTTGCAGTTTGGGAATTGCTCTAGATGAGAACGCCTGGAAAAATGCACCTggaaaatgcaaataaaaaatggcATACTTCTTTAAATTTGCCTCTGAACTAGAGATGTAATGATTACCAGTTTAATGATAATCTTGATAAAAATGTCCTGCATAGTTGTGCTGACGCATATTTACTTAATATTTCTTTAGACAGAGCAatcttttcttttcattttccaTTAAATCTGTGATTCTCAGACAGCATTTTCAGCATGCAGCCCTCCATGAGTACGATGCATCCATTCatgccccccaaagaaaataaaacattctaaaacttaaatttaaatttaaacaaaacattaaattatacaatgtagttaggtttaattacagaatttattataaattcatatagtttataaaatgtcataaaactgggggcaCCCTGGCACAATCTCGCAGCCCCCCAGTTTAGGAACCACTGCATTAAATGATGTGAGCTGATGAGTTTCTACTCTGTTTGTTTCTTTCTGTTTGTGAGCGCAGCCAGGCAATGCATGTCGTGCAGCATAGTCCTGGGTCATAAAGTACACCCGATTTCTCATAACATACGCAGACAAATAACttgcatgaaaatctgatttactCACTTGTGTTTTATCTGAACTAGATAAACATCTCATGTGCCATGAttaatgttaatatttaatTGATGTTTAAGGTGAACTTGCATCTATTTtaaatttggtttgcatcagtactttttttaaacataatattataatattaatatagatAACCGTGGTGATATTGGTCACTATAACAGTGATATAACTGACTTTCATACCATTTCATCTCTAACACAAAGAAAATCACTCTGATGTCAGAAATTGCAAGTCATAACTGTGGCGTTCTggcatttctttaaaatgttgTCTAACTGGTAGGGTAGGTTTAAGgttaaatgtttgtgttttattgttcTGAAGATTACCTGAAAGAATCTTTGTTATTATAAATATGTAAGCTTAATATGCTATGGCTTCCTATAAGGGATTTCACAGATAGGCCTACTAAACAAATAACAAACAGCAAcactttaatttttattatcaCCTACCTGTATTTCAAAACCTGTCTACTTTCTTACATTCCTACATAGGCTACAGATATTCAtctattatacattttatagggAGGAAATGTATTCAAACTTTATGTTAGACAGCCAGCATTAAAAAAGACGACGAATTGGGGGTTACAATAAAAACTGTGCAAGTAAAAATAACGGTGTAGAATAATTATATGAAATTGCAAAATTATATAGGTATCCTCTTACCAATGTATTTTGTGTATGGCTAGACATTAACAGGCTGCATAAAAGGTTCAAGTATATAACGTTAGTGTGTTTAGAATAAAAGAGTAAAAGGTCCACGACGATATAAaccaagacaaaaatatatttaccaatAGAGCTGTGGAGACTGGTGAAAGCGAGCAATACAAGGATAATGTAGCCTTTCATTTTGATGTCCGCGTGACTTTCTTGACTCTCTTTTCTGCGCTTCACAACAAACTTCTGAAGAAATGAACGCTTGTAAACACAATTTATCAGCGCGGAAGAAGAAGGCGTGGTTTGACATACAATTTGGGTACGCAGaatacttttattatttttgttataaaatacaCTGACAAACCAGCACTATTACACAAGGTGCAATAAAAGTCTATACTTATCGTAAGGTATTTGATGGGTGTATCAATAACCAAAATACACAGACAAACAATTTATATGACTAGGTTTCGAATAGGATATCAACCCCTTATGCAAATCGGTCCTGATGCGTCACCTGTCTCCAGCATAATCTGTACCCATAGGGTGtgagtacatttaaaaaaataaagtgctgCTCTTTCTATTGTCAAATGTTGTGACGCATCTctaaaacaataacaatgacaATGCTTATGACCTTTGTGATTGTTAGAGTTAATGAATATTcaatcaatttaattttattattatataattgcattattatattttatatactaTATCTGCCTTTGAAAATCCAGCTAACGTATTTTTCTGatatactgttttctacataaactcagttttaatgtaatttgtatacataatataaagatAATAAGTGAAAATCATATATCTTTTGTAATATTAACTGATATGACCATTTTAAAGATATAAATGAATGTCAAATCAGTGAATATAATtcaactttgatgctcctaatctcataattagattatgagactttagcctggatttacAGACAGAGTCACATATTAGGTACATAATGTATGATAGCATTCAATAATTTGCATTCAAAAATACCACAGAAACAGATCTTCTAAGGCTTAAATAAAAATCCCCACTTTGTTTCACATGCGTTTTGAAAGAAACGCTATGGCTGACTTCACTGAAGCGCAACATGCTGCTGTAGGCTTGTTTGTTGTTGCGACTCGGTGCGAAATTAGATGCGGAgcatatattttacatttctttcatCCACATAAAATCAGAACAGAATCGGGTCAAGGCAACGGAAttagatgaataaatacattaatGTTGTAATGAATAGGCCTACTTATAATTTACTGTACAGGCTCGTATCTACAGGCCTGCCTAAATCCCAGTGGAAATTCCCTTAAGAGAGAGTTCATTGACCTTATAGAGTACTGTCAGAGATATCAGGTAAATAGCACTGGTGACTTTTTAAGGAAGTTCAAATACAAACTACAGTTTTAATAATTACCTGTTATAGTACTTACACAAAGCCTATTGACTTTGGTCTCTCACATTTTGTTATCTAATCCAACATCTACAGAAGCAGACTGAGCAATATCCAATTTTTAGCAGACTACTTGAGTACTTAATTAAAACTAAATCTTAATATAACACAATAGGCcataacatgtaaaaaataaataaataaataaaagtgtttaGGCTTATGCGCAAAATTTATAACATCTAGTTATCCATTAGGTTTCGAAAAAATCATTCAAATGCTGTTATACTTCTAGCAGACATGTTACAGAACTATGGGTGATTTAATAAGGGTGGACAAATGGTTATGAAACAGTTTACAAATAAACCAGCattgcattttagatgttttattAGCATACTGTATATTCAAAACatcatatatataaaatgacatgtaAATGTGTGATCAACAGCTTTATTCCCCAACAAACAGGTGACACACACTGATAATGACTGTAACACTGtaatgttcatttttgtacaagcttattttcaaaataataataataataataataataataagttttaatataaGAGATCAACATCATGTCATAAATGCAACATCACTGATCAATGTTGACACTGACAATGTACCAAAAAAATTCGATGCTCTGTGCTAAGAAGCTGTACAGGTGTAAAAATTGAGGATGGTGAGCATATCAGCAATATAACAAGATTGTTATGGCAAGACCATGTTTTTTTCTTATAGCTTTGCTAAACATTAACTACCATTATCGTACATATTTACTTGAAACCTTGTGCAAAGAGAAGCCTCGCCATGTAATGTAGTTTCGTATACATAGTTTCTGCAGATGGCCCATTACACGGTCCATGGCAGGTGTCTCCAAGCCAGGACGGTAGGAACAGGGTTGAAAACTCCTGTCCAACAATGGTGTCACAATATTGGTGCTTTTATCAGGTAAAAGCAACAATTCATTTCAAACCCATATGTTGCATGAATTTTAGcattgaaaaagcaaaaataacacaaaaacatttaaataatgtcaaCCAAATGATTGTTAGCAATACTTCTGATCTTTGGCTTTTAAAGCCAGAATCTTAAGATTTTTCTTAGTTTAAATTTGCTTTGCAAGATCCCCATCAGGAAAGGCACTATTACTTCAAACAACACACAATAGATACAAAGAGAACCTTTTCATAATAGTCATCAAGTTCATCAAAACAACGTTAAATTGTCTTTGACCACTAAAAAGAAATCGCTACTTTTAAATACCTGCACTTACATTAAGTACGTAAATTCGGTGTGTTTAAACTTGACACTGATTGCCAAATTGCCAAACAAAAGCTAAACAAAGCCGGCTAATGTTTTTTCATAATAATATGGACTAAAAACTTAGTTACTGATTTAAAACTTAGGGTGCAATTCACAATATGTCACCAATGTAGGTTATTGAGGCACAAGTCAGaggcaaaataaaattacatGACCAAATAATAAAAGTCTCTGTAAGTAGATTCATAACAGCTCTTGAACCTATGTCAGACATGGCAGGAggtcaataataataataaagagtATCGGTTTTTGTGTCATGATAAAACCACTGGATTAATATGCATTACTTTTACGATAACGCTATGTCTTTTTTGGAGATTGAGACTATGCTTACATGGCAATGATGTAGtgaaaaactgaaaattttCTTGTACACACAATGCTGTCAAAACGATTGtcaaaagtttgtgttttcaggacccaaaaaataaatagttcTCGTATAAACAAACAGCCAAACCGCATAAAAACTCTCTCGTTTATGGTAGAAATCGTTGTCATGTAAACGGCCCCTGGCTTTCACTGTATGGATAAAAACAGTTAAACACTCATTAAATGActtcttatgctgcgtttacaccagccgcggtagaggcgtcaagcgcgagtgatttcaatgttaaatcaatgtgaagacgcacgtctggaggtctcgcggcgcgaatgaggcgtttgcCGCGGCAGACACGGTTCCGCCTCGTTTGTGCAAATTGAGCATCTGGCGCGGTATGCCCGGTATgcacgaatggtgctttttgtgcattttgtgttttaacGCGAATTTGCGGTTGACGcccgagttttttttttaatttgaagttTGGCAGATtttcgt from Misgurnus anguillicaudatus chromosome 10, ASM2758022v2, whole genome shotgun sequence encodes the following:
- the LOC129448783 gene encoding vascular endothelial growth factor receptor 3: MKGYIILVLLAFTSLHSSIGSLVVKGPTEPVLEGEDVTLECVDTESKLNISSVHFERLSKYMRTWFRLESEDVYLYRRCFLYDVSVKREEGKLFVQIPNIQSWSDGPYRCVVENSSAPDNSSESFTIPVHYMREVAVHRTGLGYLTRYYSAVQELKVRLGDDVELECSTSASEKPDYFWTKEGEVWVMPVTKLKLEKVKREDGGRYTCTAQSPTVESLMKKRTISITVLPEDAAWYESTTGQVYLICAVGLVVLVIAISMITYLCRRAKQNNCKGPIDDRSQKKPIYKSSVESLPSTSSDSQPLV